Proteins co-encoded in one Bradyrhizobium sp. 170 genomic window:
- the hyfB gene encoding hydrogenase 4 subunit B — MSAVALQMVCVAGLLGLAALAIVLSRSKIATPVIYGATLAVSVIALAGALRSLLGGAADATTLTLPVGLPWLGAHFRLDALASFFLVVINLGGASASLYGLGYGHHDPAPHRVLPFFPAFLAGMNLVVLADDAFSYLLCWEFMSLASWALVMAHHRERGNAKAGYVYLVMASFGTLALLLAFGLLAGPAGDYGFAAIRAAQHTPYAATLVLILMLLGAGSKAGLVPLHVWLPLAHPAAPSHVSALMSGVMTKVAIYGFIRVMFDLLGQPTWPASVVVLFLGSITAVMGILYAMMEKDLKRLLAYSTIENIGIVFVSLGLAMAFQANGLKAAAALAFTAALFHALNHSFFKSLLFFGAGAVLTATGERDMDKLGGLIHRMPFTSFVVLVGCVAISALPPFNGFVSEWLIFQAVLQSPELPQWALKIMVPAVGAMLALAAALAAACFVKTYGVTFLGRPRGTAAEAAHEVDRFSLTAMFILAVLCLLAGILPGLAIDALAPVTTEILGSRMPAQASQPWLSIVPIAESRSSYNGLLVMVFITASASLAVYFIHRFASHALRRGPAWGCGFSDATPAAQYSGVSFAQPIRRVFGTLVFHARDHVTMPPPGDLRPARLRIELHDLVWSGMYAPIADAVGFLSTRLNRLQFLTIRRYLSLVFATLVTLLLVLAIWS; from the coding sequence ATGTCGGCCGTCGCCCTGCAAATGGTCTGCGTCGCCGGACTGCTCGGGTTGGCCGCGCTGGCGATCGTTCTGAGCCGGTCGAAGATCGCCACACCCGTCATCTACGGCGCGACACTGGCCGTATCGGTGATTGCGTTAGCCGGCGCGTTGCGCAGCCTGCTCGGCGGCGCCGCCGATGCCACCACCCTCACCCTGCCGGTCGGATTGCCGTGGCTTGGCGCGCACTTCCGCCTCGACGCACTGGCCTCGTTCTTCCTCGTCGTCATCAATCTGGGTGGGGCGTCGGCAAGTCTCTATGGCCTCGGCTACGGCCATCATGACCCCGCGCCGCATCGTGTATTACCGTTCTTCCCCGCCTTTCTCGCGGGCATGAACCTCGTGGTGCTGGCGGACGACGCCTTTTCCTATCTGCTCTGCTGGGAATTCATGTCGCTGGCGTCGTGGGCGCTGGTGATGGCGCACCATCGCGAACGGGGCAACGCCAAAGCCGGTTATGTCTATCTCGTGATGGCAAGCTTCGGCACGCTCGCCCTGTTGCTCGCCTTCGGCCTGCTGGCAGGGCCGGCGGGAGACTACGGCTTTGCAGCCATTCGCGCCGCACAGCACACGCCCTATGCGGCGACGCTGGTGCTGATCCTGATGCTGCTCGGCGCCGGTTCCAAGGCTGGCCTCGTGCCGTTGCATGTCTGGCTGCCGCTCGCCCATCCGGCTGCGCCGAGCCACGTGTCCGCGCTGATGAGCGGCGTCATGACCAAGGTCGCAATCTACGGCTTCATTCGCGTCATGTTCGATCTGCTGGGACAGCCGACCTGGCCGGCCAGCGTGGTCGTGTTGTTCCTCGGCAGCATCACCGCCGTCATGGGCATCCTTTACGCCATGATGGAAAAGGATCTGAAGCGCCTTTTGGCCTACTCTACCATCGAAAATATCGGCATCGTCTTCGTCAGCCTCGGCCTCGCTATGGCGTTCCAGGCCAATGGCCTGAAGGCGGCGGCCGCGCTCGCCTTCACGGCCGCCTTGTTTCATGCGCTCAACCACTCCTTCTTCAAGAGCTTGCTGTTCTTCGGAGCCGGCGCCGTGCTCACAGCGACGGGCGAGCGGGACATGGACAAGCTCGGCGGCCTCATTCACCGCATGCCGTTCACGAGCTTCGTCGTTCTCGTCGGCTGCGTCGCGATTTCGGCGCTGCCGCCGTTCAACGGCTTCGTTTCGGAGTGGTTGATCTTCCAGGCCGTGCTGCAGAGTCCGGAACTGCCGCAATGGGCGCTGAAGATCATGGTGCCCGCGGTCGGCGCGATGCTCGCTTTGGCCGCTGCGCTGGCGGCGGCGTGTTTCGTCAAAACCTACGGCGTGACCTTTCTCGGCCGACCGCGCGGCACGGCGGCGGAAGCCGCCCATGAAGTCGATCGCTTCTCGCTCACGGCCATGTTCATCCTCGCCGTGCTCTGCCTGCTGGCCGGAATCCTGCCGGGACTGGCGATCGACGCGCTTGCGCCGGTCACGACCGAGATCCTCGGCAGCCGCATGCCGGCCCAGGCCAGTCAACCCTGGCTTTCGATCGTGCCGATTGCGGAGAGCCGCAGCTCATACAACGGGTTGCTGGTGATGGTATTCATCACGGCAAGTGCATCGTTGGCGGTTTATTTTATCCATCGCTTCGCCTCGCACGCGCTGCGGCGAGGACCAGCCTGGGGATGCGGTTTCTCCGACGCCACGCCTGCCGCGCAATATTCGGGCGTCAGCTTTGCGCAACCGATCCGCCGCGTGTTCGGCACGCTAGTGTTCCACGCCCGCGATCACGTCACGATGCCGCCGCCGGGAGACCTTCGGCCGGCGCGGCTCAGAATCGAATTGCACGACCTGGTGTGGAGCGGAATGTATGCGCCGATCGCGGATGCCGTCGGCTTCTTGTCGACGCGGCTCAATCGCCTGCAGTTCCTGACCATCCGGCGATATCTCAGCCTGGTCTTTGCCACCCTCGTCACGCTGCTGCTGGTGCTCGCGATATGGTCGTGA
- a CDS encoding helix-turn-helix transcriptional regulator: MITAAQLRAARVLLGIDQRRLAELSGLSVPTIQRMEASETMVRGNVDSLVKLITALEDAGIELIDDGANSDGGGRGVRLKAGSGDRAENKTSSGARARK; this comes from the coding sequence ATGATCACAGCAGCTCAATTGCGGGCTGCCAGGGTGCTTCTCGGCATCGATCAGCGGCGGCTCGCGGAGCTGTCGGGGCTTTCGGTGCCAACCATCCAGCGGATGGAAGCGAGTGAGACGATGGTTCGGGGCAACGTCGATTCGCTGGTGAAGTTGATCACCGCGCTCGAGGATGCCGGCATCGAATTGATCGACGACGGGGCGAACAGCGACGGCGGCGGGCGCGGCGTGCGGCTCAAGGCCGGTTCCGGAGATCGCGCGGAAAACAAGACATCGAGCGGAGCGAGGGCGCGCAAATAA
- a CDS encoding DUF2889 domain-containing protein, with protein MPLENSNKSRRLMHTRSIECEGFLRDDGLWEVEAWLRDTKPFTQRADRFRGELKPGDPVHDIGLRLAIDDSMTIREAEAKMRATPYPTCVEVEPILTRLIGERVGPGWRETVRRKIGRLETCTHLMELLGPAVTTLYQTMSYGKKPQGRDTLDNQQNSGERPFFIGGCHSWRTDGPIVATMFPQFATKPVAKD; from the coding sequence ATGCCTCTGGAAAATAGCAACAAATCGCGCCGCCTGATGCATACGCGGTCGATCGAATGCGAAGGCTTTCTGCGCGACGACGGGCTCTGGGAAGTCGAGGCATGGCTGCGCGACACAAAGCCCTTCACCCAGCGCGCCGATCGTTTTCGCGGCGAACTGAAGCCGGGCGATCCCGTGCACGACATCGGCCTGCGGCTCGCGATCGACGACAGCATGACCATCCGCGAGGCGGAAGCGAAGATGCGGGCGACGCCCTACCCGACCTGCGTCGAGGTCGAGCCGATCCTGACGCGCCTGATCGGCGAGCGGGTCGGTCCGGGCTGGCGTGAGACAGTGCGCCGCAAGATCGGCCGGCTGGAAACTTGCACGCATCTGATGGAATTGCTCGGCCCCGCCGTCACCACGCTGTACCAGACCATGTCCTACGGCAAGAAGCCGCAAGGCCGCGACACGCTGGACAACCAGCAAAACTCCGGTGAACGTCCATTCTTCATCGGCGGCTGCCATTCCTGGCGCACTGACGGCCCGATCGTCGCCACGATGTTCCCGCAATTCGCGACCAAGCCTGTGGCGAAGGATTAG
- a CDS encoding NADPH:quinone oxidoreductase family protein, whose product MKAVVVENYDSIDGISIKEIDTPGVSKGEVRVKVGAAAVGFVDGLKVQGLYQTKDPLPFVPGTEFAGIVDAVADDVTAFRPDMPVIGMTRSGALAEYISVPSAALKHLPPQVPFEAGASFQANYLTGLYALDARASLRAGEILLVLGAAGGVGIAAIQLGKLMGARVIAAASTAEKRDFAVRFGADQTIDYTKADWRDTLKELTGGHGPDVIFDPVGGEVALQAFRSIAWRGRHLVVGFASGTIPALAFNLPLLKGGALLGVDLAQIQKREPETHARLMAQLFDWLASGKLQPVVGKVVPFENFREAFKTMQSRSALGKMIVKFG is encoded by the coding sequence ATGAAGGCCGTGGTTGTCGAGAACTACGATTCGATCGACGGCATCTCGATCAAGGAGATCGATACGCCCGGCGTTTCCAAAGGCGAAGTCCGCGTCAAGGTCGGCGCCGCGGCGGTCGGCTTCGTCGATGGACTGAAGGTGCAAGGCCTTTATCAGACCAAGGATCCCCTGCCGTTCGTGCCGGGCACGGAGTTTGCCGGCATCGTCGATGCCGTTGCCGACGACGTCACCGCGTTCAGGCCTGATATGCCGGTGATCGGAATGACACGTTCCGGCGCGCTCGCCGAATACATCTCGGTGCCATCGGCGGCGCTCAAGCACCTGCCGCCGCAGGTTCCCTTCGAGGCCGGCGCATCGTTTCAGGCCAACTATCTGACCGGGCTTTACGCGCTGGACGCCCGCGCCTCGCTTCGCGCCGGCGAGATATTGCTGGTGCTGGGCGCGGCCGGTGGCGTCGGCATCGCCGCCATTCAGCTCGGCAAGCTGATGGGCGCGCGGGTGATCGCCGCGGCCTCGACGGCGGAGAAGCGCGACTTCGCGGTTCGGTTCGGCGCCGATCAGACCATCGACTATACCAAGGCGGACTGGCGGGACACGCTCAAGGAGCTGACGGGCGGGCACGGGCCGGACGTGATTTTCGATCCCGTCGGCGGCGAAGTCGCGCTGCAGGCGTTTCGCTCGATTGCCTGGCGAGGGCGGCATCTCGTGGTGGGATTCGCTTCGGGCACCATTCCGGCGCTGGCGTTCAACCTGCCGCTGCTCAAGGGCGGCGCACTGCTCGGGGTCGATCTCGCCCAGATCCAGAAGCGCGAGCCCGAGACCCACGCCCGCCTGATGGCGCAATTGTTCGACTGGCTGGCATCTGGCAAATTGCAGCCCGTGGTCGGCAAGGTCGTGCCGTTCGAGAATTTCCGCGAAGCGTTCAAGACCATGCAGTCGCGGTCGGCGCTCGGCAAGATGATCGTCAAATTTGGCTGA
- a CDS encoding LLM class flavin-dependent oxidoreductase, with protein sequence MPARIIGMIGTQQEGVAVHLIKGQISRQWVIDFTRLHEQWNYDSVLVGYYASAAEGFAIALYAADHTERIKFLIAHRPGSVAPALAARQVATFDQLTQGRLALHIIAGTSDADQASEGDFLPKNDRYRRAGEYLDVMRRLWTSDTPIDHKGEFYRVEGGYSDIKPYQQPCPPLFFGGSSEGALEMGARHCDVFAIFGEPLKETRERVQDFRRRAAAFGRNVGFNMSLRPIMAATEGAAWDKANALLADVERKTGAAPQPTNRSAERLLGYAERGDVHDERLWMGIARATGAPGNTSCLVGTPEQIAAAVLEYYRLGIHSFLLRGFENPHDTMAIGRDLIPLIKEGALAIDRQAEAAE encoded by the coding sequence ATGCCCGCAAGAATCATCGGAATGATCGGCACGCAGCAGGAAGGCGTCGCGGTTCACCTCATCAAGGGGCAGATATCGCGGCAATGGGTGATCGACTTCACCCGTCTGCACGAGCAGTGGAACTATGATTCTGTTCTCGTTGGATATTACGCCTCGGCTGCCGAAGGTTTCGCGATTGCGCTCTACGCGGCCGACCACACCGAACGGATCAAGTTCCTGATCGCGCACCGGCCGGGCTCGGTGGCGCCGGCGCTGGCGGCGCGGCAGGTCGCGACTTTCGACCAGCTCACGCAGGGTCGGCTGGCGCTGCATATCATCGCTGGTACCAGCGACGCGGACCAGGCCAGCGAAGGCGACTTCCTGCCCAAGAATGACCGCTACCGCCGCGCCGGTGAGTATCTGGACGTGATGCGCCGGCTCTGGACCAGCGACACTCCGATCGATCACAAAGGTGAGTTCTACCGCGTCGAGGGCGGTTACTCCGACATCAAGCCATATCAGCAGCCCTGCCCGCCGCTGTTCTTCGGCGGCTCATCGGAAGGGGCGCTGGAGATGGGCGCGAGGCATTGCGACGTGTTCGCGATCTTCGGCGAGCCGCTCAAGGAGACGCGGGAGCGCGTGCAGGACTTCCGCCGGCGCGCCGCAGCCTTTGGGCGCAACGTCGGCTTCAACATGTCGCTGCGGCCGATCATGGCGGCGACCGAGGGCGCGGCGTGGGACAAGGCCAACGCCCTGCTGGCGGACGTCGAGCGCAAGACCGGCGCGGCGCCGCAGCCGACCAACCGTTCCGCCGAACGCCTGCTCGGCTACGCCGAGCGCGGCGACGTGCATGACGAGCGGCTGTGGATGGGGATCGCGCGCGCCACCGGCGCACCCGGCAATACATCGTGCCTGGTCGGAACGCCGGAGCAGATTGCGGCGGCGGTGCTGGAGTATTACCGGCTCGGGATTCATTCGTTTCTGCTGCGCGGTTTCGAGAACCCGCACGACACGATGGCGATCGGCCGCGACTTGATTCCACTCATCAAGGAAGGCGCGCTTGCGATCGACCGGCAGGCCGAAGCGGCCGAGTAG
- a CDS encoding mechanosensitive ion channel family protein, with translation MDDILSWFEQVFGWVPQWMVGLGLVVGAIIVALFVHGIGARIIKRALGERWPAVTLLLQRIAGPARLALCLVAVALVLPLAPLNDALREQLRHFFIVAVIALIGWITVRAVDMGAARYLQRFRLDTDENFLARKHVTQVRVFKRVIDTLIVIIAVSTALMTFESVKQYGVSLFASAGAAGLILGLAARPLLSNLIAGVQIAITQPIRIEDAVIIENEWGWVEDIASTYVVIRLWDWRRMVVPLSYFIERPFQNWTRDTQSLIGVIAFHVDYCTDVSRIRQRLEQAVRESKLWDGAVVNLQVIEASPRAIELRALVSARSAPQSWDLRCEIREKLLAFIREEMPEAFPRERALISPPLADFEGSFQHGDAPARPVPVRTHN, from the coding sequence ATGGACGATATTCTGTCATGGTTCGAACAGGTATTTGGCTGGGTACCGCAATGGATGGTGGGCCTCGGCCTCGTCGTCGGCGCCATTATCGTTGCGCTGTTCGTGCACGGCATTGGCGCGCGCATCATCAAGCGGGCGCTCGGGGAGCGCTGGCCGGCTGTCACCTTGCTGCTGCAAAGGATCGCCGGCCCGGCCCGGCTGGCGCTTTGTCTGGTGGCCGTGGCGCTGGTGCTGCCGCTGGCGCCGCTGAACGACGCGCTTCGTGAGCAGCTCCGGCACTTTTTCATCGTCGCCGTCATCGCGCTGATCGGATGGATAACGGTCCGCGCGGTGGACATGGGGGCGGCGCGCTATCTGCAGCGCTTTCGCCTCGATACCGACGAGAATTTTCTCGCCCGCAAACACGTTACCCAGGTCCGCGTCTTCAAGCGCGTGATCGATACCTTGATCGTTATCATTGCCGTTTCCACCGCCCTGATGACCTTCGAATCCGTCAAGCAGTATGGCGTCAGCCTGTTCGCCTCCGCCGGCGCCGCCGGTCTGATCCTCGGCCTTGCCGCCCGGCCGTTGCTCTCAAACCTGATCGCCGGCGTCCAGATCGCGATCACCCAGCCGATCCGGATCGAGGACGCCGTCATCATCGAGAACGAATGGGGCTGGGTCGAGGACATCGCCTCGACCTATGTCGTGATCCGGTTGTGGGACTGGCGCAGAATGGTTGTCCCGCTGTCCTATTTCATCGAACGTCCGTTCCAGAACTGGACCCGCGACACCCAGTCGCTGATCGGCGTCATCGCCTTTCATGTCGACTACTGCACCGATGTCTCGCGGATCAGGCAGCGGCTCGAACAGGCTGTGCGCGAGTCCAAATTGTGGGATGGCGCGGTGGTCAATCTCCAGGTGATCGAGGCCAGCCCGCGGGCGATCGAGCTTCGCGCCCTGGTCAGCGCCAGATCCGCGCCGCAATCCTGGGATCTCCGCTGCGAGATCAGGGAAAAGCTGCTCGCTTTCATTCGCGAAGAGATGCCCGAAGCGTTCCCGCGCGAACGCGCGCTGATATCGCCTCCGCTCGCCGATTTCGAAGGCTCCTTCCAGCACGGCGATGCGCCGGCCCGCCCGGTCCCGGTGCGGACCCATAATTGA
- a CDS encoding DUF3830 family protein → MSQLIVRAGEFTFQARFEEQLAPKTVAAFRKAMPFESQAIHVRWSGEGVWMPLGDLDFGVSYENHTSYPAPGQIILYPGGISETEILLAYGGVHFASKMGQLAGNHFITLTSGLENLTAFGKAVLWKGAQKIRFEEI, encoded by the coding sequence ATGAGCCAACTGATTGTCCGTGCCGGTGAATTCACCTTCCAGGCCCGCTTCGAGGAGCAACTGGCGCCGAAGACGGTCGCCGCCTTTCGCAAGGCGATGCCCTTCGAGAGCCAGGCGATCCATGTCCGATGGAGCGGCGAGGGGGTCTGGATGCCGCTCGGCGATCTCGATTTCGGCGTCTCCTACGAAAACCACACCAGCTATCCCGCGCCTGGCCAGATCATTCTCTATCCCGGCGGCATCAGCGAGACCGAAATCCTGCTCGCCTACGGCGGCGTGCACTTTGCGAGCAAGATGGGCCAGCTTGCCGGCAATCACTTCATCACCCTGACCTCGGGGTTGGAGAACCTGACCGCGTTCGGCAAGGCCGTACTGTGGAAGGGCGCGCAGAAAATCCGCTTCGAGGAAATATAA
- the puuE gene encoding allantoinase PuuE yields MAAPTYPRDFRGYGRNPPDPRWPGNARVAVQFVVNFEEGGENNVLDGDRASEAFLSDVLGAQPWPGQRHANIESMFEYGSRAGFWRLWRMFTERNLPVTVFGVAMALKRNPDVVAAMKEAGWDIASHSLKWIEHKDMSESEERVEIAAAIRVHTEATGAHPLGWYTGRSSINTLRLLMESGGLLYLCDSYADDLPYWIKARGSKPHLVIPYTLDANDMRFVNAQGFGGGDEFFTYLKDSFDVLYREGETAPKMMSVGLHCRIVGRPGRAAALMRFLDYIGQHERVWVPTRLEIAQHWHANLAHLADNAFDIG; encoded by the coding sequence GTGGCCGCGCCGACCTACCCGCGCGACTTCCGCGGCTACGGGCGCAACCCGCCCGATCCCAGGTGGCCCGGCAACGCGCGGGTCGCGGTCCAGTTCGTGGTGAATTTCGAGGAAGGCGGCGAGAACAATGTTCTCGACGGCGATCGCGCCTCGGAGGCGTTCCTGTCCGACGTATTGGGTGCGCAGCCCTGGCCCGGCCAGCGCCACGCCAATATCGAATCGATGTTCGAATATGGCTCGCGTGCCGGCTTCTGGCGGCTGTGGCGGATGTTCACCGAACGCAATCTGCCGGTGACCGTGTTCGGCGTGGCGATGGCCTTGAAGCGAAACCCGGATGTGGTCGCCGCCATGAAGGAGGCCGGCTGGGACATCGCCAGCCACAGCCTGAAATGGATCGAGCACAAGGACATGTCGGAGTCCGAGGAGCGCGTCGAGATCGCGGCGGCGATCCGCGTCCACACCGAGGCGACCGGCGCGCACCCGCTCGGCTGGTACACCGGACGCTCCTCGATCAATACGCTCAGGCTTTTGATGGAATCCGGCGGTCTGCTTTATCTCTGCGACTCCTACGCCGACGACCTGCCATACTGGATCAAGGCGCGCGGCTCGAAGCCGCATCTGGTCATTCCCTATACGCTCGATGCCAACGACATGCGCTTTGTGAATGCGCAGGGTTTTGGCGGCGGGGATGAGTTCTTCACCTATCTCAAGGACAGCTTTGACGTCCTTTACAGAGAAGGCGAAACCGCGCCGAAGATGATGTCGGTCGGCCTGCATTGCCGGATCGTCGGCCGCCCCGGTCGCGCGGCGGCGCTGATGCGGTTTCTCGACTACATCGGACAGCACGAGCGGGTCTGGGTGCCGACGCGGCTGGAGATCGCGCAGCACTGGCACGCCAATCTGGCGCATCTCGCCGACAACGCATTCGACATTGGATGA
- a CDS encoding allantoate amidohydrolase: MLGDEIVSRINQLGTISETSEHLARIFLSPEHRIAADLIMSWMKDAGMAAHLDAIGNVCGRYEGDRLGLPCLMLGSHYDTVRDAGKWDGPLGIITAVACVADLNRRGVRLPFAIEIVGFADEEGVRFSSTLLGSRAIAGTFDESVLSTRDSSGLTMREAMVQFGLDPAKIGAAARARRELHAYVELHIEQGPVLEQQHLPVGVVTAISGATRLAANLSGMAGHAGTVPMALRRDALAGAAECIVAVEAFCKADDAGLVGTVGVINAMPGATNVIPGRVSFTLDIRAPADAHRKLAVAEIVRRIEAIAKRRELSLQIDVTHENRTVPCAPWLKTQVAEAVVAENYPVFELPSGAGHDGMAMIDVADVAMLFVRCRGGISHNPAEHVEIADADAGARVLLRLIENFRSGEEGGTA, encoded by the coding sequence ATGCTCGGCGATGAAATCGTAAGCCGGATCAATCAGCTCGGGACGATTTCCGAGACATCTGAGCATCTGGCGCGGATCTTCCTTTCGCCTGAACATCGCATCGCGGCCGATCTCATCATGTCATGGATGAAGGATGCCGGCATGGCGGCGCATCTCGACGCCATCGGCAATGTCTGTGGCCGTTACGAAGGCGACCGCCTGGGGCTGCCATGCCTGATGCTGGGCTCGCACTACGACACCGTGCGCGACGCCGGAAAATGGGATGGACCGCTCGGGATCATCACCGCCGTCGCCTGCGTCGCTGATCTGAACCGGCGGGGCGTGCGGTTGCCGTTTGCGATCGAAATCGTCGGTTTCGCCGACGAGGAGGGCGTGCGATTTTCCTCCACGCTCCTCGGCAGCCGGGCCATCGCCGGAACTTTTGACGAAAGCGTGCTCAGCACGCGCGATTCGAGCGGCCTCACCATGCGCGAAGCCATGGTGCAGTTTGGGCTGGACCCGGCCAAAATCGGCGCGGCCGCGCGCGCCCGCCGCGAACTGCATGCCTATGTCGAACTGCATATCGAGCAGGGGCCGGTGCTGGAACAACAGCACCTGCCCGTCGGTGTGGTCACGGCAATATCCGGCGCCACGCGGCTGGCGGCGAACCTCTCCGGCATGGCGGGACACGCCGGCACGGTGCCGATGGCGCTGCGGCGCGACGCGCTGGCGGGCGCCGCCGAATGCATCGTCGCGGTCGAGGCGTTCTGCAAGGCGGATGACGCCGGGCTGGTCGGCACGGTCGGCGTCATCAACGCGATGCCCGGCGCCACCAACGTCATTCCGGGGCGGGTATCCTTCACGCTGGACATTCGTGCGCCGGCGGACGCCCACCGCAAGCTTGCGGTAGCCGAGATCGTGCGGCGGATCGAGGCGATTGCGAAACGGCGCGAACTGTCGCTGCAGATCGACGTCACCCACGAAAACCGCACCGTGCCCTGCGCGCCATGGCTGAAAACGCAGGTCGCCGAAGCCGTTGTCGCCGAAAACTATCCCGTGTTCGAACTGCCGAGCGGGGCAGGGCATGACGGTATGGCGATGATCGACGTCGCTGACGTCGCCATGCTGTTCGTACGCTGCCGCGGCGGCATCAGCCATAACCCGGCCGAGCATGTCGAGATCGCCGATGCCGACGCCGGCGCACGCGTGCTGTTGCGGCTGATCGAGAATTTCCGGTCAGGGGAAGAGGGCGGCACCGCCTAA
- a CDS encoding nuclear transport factor 2 family protein: MFKSNRWRRLALKAALAMPLSASAAQEPMSAVSEQELVELVRKSEARASAFMRGDMDRWSGMTRIAEDFTLMQPFGGEASRGFDMSPERLARLASYFGNGDAKLELVQSYASNDLVVLAVIERQHGEVGGLPDQDWSLRVTLVYRRQGAEWWLVHRHADPLVRHVGLETAAALARGAILDKK; this comes from the coding sequence ATGTTCAAATCGAACCGCTGGAGGCGTTTGGCGCTGAAGGCCGCACTCGCCATGCCGCTGTCGGCCAGCGCCGCACAGGAGCCGATGTCGGCAGTTTCAGAGCAGGAACTTGTCGAGTTGGTCCGGAAGTCCGAGGCTCGGGCTTCGGCTTTCATGCGCGGCGACATGGACCGATGGTCCGGCATGACGCGCATCGCCGAAGACTTTACCCTGATGCAGCCGTTTGGCGGTGAAGCCAGCCGGGGTTTTGACATGAGTCCCGAGCGGCTGGCGCGGCTCGCCAGCTATTTTGGGAATGGCGACGCCAAGCTCGAACTCGTCCAATCCTACGCGTCGAACGACCTGGTCGTCCTTGCAGTGATCGAGCGTCAGCACGGCGAGGTCGGCGGCTTGCCGGACCAGGACTGGTCGCTGCGGGTGACGCTGGTCTATCGCAGGCAAGGCGCGGAGTGGTGGCTGGTTCACCGCCATGCCGACCCGCTCGTGCGCCACGTCGGGCTTGAGACCGCGGCCGCATTGGCCCGCGGTGCAATTCTCGACAAGAAGTGA
- a CDS encoding isochorismatase family cysteine hydrolase, which produces MANSAKLAAEPEPIELDWAATALLIIDMQRDFMEPGGFGETLGNDVSQLARAVKPIASVLDAARGAGMLVIHTREGHLPDLSDAPPAKVERGVPSLRIGDPGPMGRILIRGEAGHDIIPELYPLDSEIVIDKPGKGAFYATELGDVLQRYGIENLLVCGVTTEVCVNTTVREANDRGYRCVVLADGCASYFPEFHEMGLKMIKAQGGIFGWVSDSAAVLEALSPEIPRTAVAGTSR; this is translated from the coding sequence ATGGCGAACTCAGCAAAGCTCGCAGCAGAGCCGGAGCCGATCGAGCTCGACTGGGCGGCGACCGCGCTTCTCATCATCGACATGCAGCGCGATTTCATGGAGCCGGGCGGCTTTGGCGAGACGCTCGGCAATGACGTCAGCCAGCTCGCGCGGGCGGTAAAACCGATCGCCTCCGTGCTGGATGCGGCGCGCGGGGCCGGCATGCTGGTCATTCACACCCGCGAAGGTCATCTGCCCGACCTGTCCGACGCGCCGCCGGCCAAGGTCGAGCGCGGTGTGCCGTCCTTGCGCATCGGCGATCCCGGGCCGATGGGGCGCATTCTCATTCGCGGCGAGGCCGGCCACGACATCATTCCCGAATTGTATCCGCTCGACAGCGAGATCGTGATCGACAAGCCGGGCAAAGGCGCGTTCTACGCCACCGAGCTCGGCGACGTGCTGCAGCGCTACGGCATCGAGAACCTGCTGGTCTGCGGCGTCACGACAGAGGTCTGCGTCAACACCACCGTGCGCGAAGCCAATGACCGCGGCTATCGCTGCGTGGTGCTGGCCGACGGCTGCGCATCCTACTTTCCCGAGTTTCACGAGATGGGCCTGAAGATGATCAAGGCCCAGGGCGGCATCTTCGGCTGGGTCTCCGACTCGGCGGCGGTGCTGGAAGCGCTTTCACCGGAGATTCCAAGAACGGCAGTAGCGGGGACATCACGATGA